In the genome of Limnochordia bacterium, the window GTCCTCCACTGGGCCTAGTTCTGCCATGGAACACCGCTCGAAATCTAGTTTTGATTCAAGAAGCAAGTTAGATACCATAATGGTCACACAATCTAAAAGCAAGGTCCCTGCCTGGTGAAAGTCATCGTTTCCTAGGAGCAGCTCAAACCCCCGGTACATCTCTACCGTCTGCCAAGTCTTCGGTCTTGCCTGTTGGTGAGCTTGGATCCGGGACCTCATTTCCTCATCTGTAGCTACGCTTGTGGCAATGTAGAGCACTGTCCCCTCCCTCCTGCTTGCCAATTGCTCAGCGAAGGTGCTCTTACCACTTCTCGCCCCTCCTGTCACCAATGTTATGCTTCCCACGGATATCCCTCCTGTACTGTTTCGGGCACAATATAGGGGACGGGTCCCTCACCGTAGAGCAGTTTGACCTCAACGCCATACACCCGACTAATATTTTGCCTGGTGAGTACTTTCTCCGGCACATCCCAAGCCACAATCCGACCCTGGTCCAGCAGCATGATCCGATCCGCATAGCGACCAGCCAAATTCAAATCGTGGAGGGTCATCACCACAGTAATCTTTTGGGTACGGTTAAGCTCCCTACACAGATCTAAGATATTAATCTGGTGCTTGATATCCAATTGGGAGATGGGCTCATCCAAAAGTAAAATCTGCGGCTCTTGGGCTAGGGCCCGGGCAATAATCACCCGTTGTCTCTCTCCCCCACTGATCTGGGTGATGTTTTTCTCCCGCAGATGCCAGGTTTGGGTGTGTTCCATGGCGCGCCTGGCTATCTTTAGATCCGTGGTAGATTCACCCCTAAAGGAACTTTGGTAGGCGTATCTACCCATGAGGACCACATCATACACCGAAAAGTCAAATGCCCCAAAGACCCCCTGGGAGACCACTCCCATCTGTTTAGCCAAATCCCTGTGAGCCATGGCACCAAGATCATTACCTTCGAGGAGAACCTTACCCCGTCGGGGTTTTAGCAAACGACACAGGTTCTTTAGCAGGGTGGTCTTGCCACAACCGTTAGGCCCTAGGACACCCACCATCATCCCCCGATTGATACGAAAGTTCAGATCATAGAGGACTTGCTCTTGCCCATAGTCAAAACTAAGGTCACACACATCAACATATCCCACTGCCTCACCCCTATTTCGTTCGCCTTAGCAGGTAAAGAAAAAAGGGTCCACCAAAGAGCGAGGTAACAACCCCCACAGGGATCTCTACCCCTTTGATGGCTGTTCTAGCTAAGGTGTCACAAAGTAATAGGAAAATCCCACCGCCCACCGCTGTGGTAGGTAGTAACATGCGATGATCAGCACCAAAGATCAAACGACACAGGTGGGGTACAATAAGACCCACAAAACCAATGATCCCACTGACCGATACGGCACAAGCCGCT includes:
- the cobU gene encoding bifunctional adenosylcobinamide kinase/adenosylcobinamide-phosphate guanylyltransferase, whose protein sequence is MGSITLVTGGARSGKSTFAEQLASRREGTVLYIATSVATDEEMRSRIQAHQQARPKTWQTVEMYRGFELLLGNDDFHQAGTLLLDCVTIMVSNLLLESKLDFERCSMAELGPVEDMVRGEVGALVELVRNQHKDLILVTNELGMGLVPPYRLGRIFRDVAGRVNQYLAQAADEVYLIVSGLPVKLKWGQQ
- a CDS encoding ABC transporter ATP-binding protein, producing MGYVDVCDLSFDYGQEQVLYDLNFRINRGMMVGVLGPNGCGKTTLLKNLCRLLKPRRGKVLLEGNDLGAMAHRDLAKQMGVVSQGVFGAFDFSVYDVVLMGRYAYQSSFRGESTTDLKIARRAMEHTQTWHLREKNITQISGGERQRVIIARALAQEPQILLLDEPISQLDIKHQINILDLCRELNRTQKITVVMTLHDLNLAGRYADRIMLLDQGRIVAWDVPEKVLTRQNISRVYGVEVKLLYGEGPVPYIVPETVQEGYPWEA